The Thermosynechococcus sp. genome has a segment encoding these proteins:
- a CDS encoding Npun_F5560 family protein, protein MNETSLNFADELLIRDQLVQQLSEELYQLMVQHPELFVRFYQARKTEAANAEALRLLQAQVQQVEAQIAAYQEQILAYQQQAQNREAEMNDLKAQVIALSDRNEMLERVIQEMPEVYRQKFSERLTQVKLKIESLEKENAQLRAELRNLQTLLAAQARQQQQQGLASLQPARIGLIPSFNT, encoded by the coding sequence GTGAACGAGACTTCCCTCAACTTCGCCGATGAACTGCTGATACGGGATCAACTCGTGCAGCAACTCTCAGAGGAACTCTATCAACTCATGGTGCAGCATCCTGAGTTATTTGTGCGCTTTTACCAAGCCCGCAAGACTGAGGCCGCCAATGCCGAAGCCCTGAGGTTGTTGCAAGCACAGGTGCAACAGGTGGAGGCGCAAATCGCAGCCTATCAAGAGCAGATTCTTGCCTACCAACAGCAGGCACAAAACCGCGAAGCGGAAATGAACGACTTGAAGGCTCAAGTGATTGCATTGAGCGACCGCAATGAGATGCTGGAGCGCGTCATCCAAGAAATGCCCGAAGTCTATCGGCAAAAATTTAGTGAGCGACTCACTCAAGTGAAACTGAAGATTGAAAGCCTCGAAAAAGAAAACGCTCAACTGCGTGCCGAATTGCGGAATCTGCAAACCCTCTTGGCTGCCCAGGCCCGCCAGCAGCAACAGCAGGGATTAGCCTCATTACAACCTGCGCGGATTGGCCTGATTCCCAGCTTTAATACTTAG
- the rsmH gene encoding 16S rRNA (cytosine(1402)-N(4))-methyltransferase RsmH — protein MQDLEFSTYHRPVLATAVLEALQPKSGGFYLDATVGGGGHTALLLRREPTCRVLAVDQDPMALAAAQAFLAPFGDRVQFWQGNFADLPVAEAMFDGILADLGVSSAQLDRPERGFSFRFDAPLDMRMDPANPLTAATVINHYSERELADIFYEYGEERFARRIAHQIVARRPLNSTQELAQLVARCLKAAPRQRIHPATRVFQALRIYVNQELAVLDQFLARSPHWLKPTGRIAVISFHSLEDRRVKQAWRANPLLEVLTRKPIVADAVEVSLNPRSRSAKLRIAARTCA, from the coding sequence ATGCAAGATTTAGAATTTTCCACCTACCATCGGCCGGTGTTGGCCACGGCGGTGCTTGAGGCCCTCCAGCCCAAATCGGGCGGCTTCTACTTGGATGCCACAGTGGGCGGGGGCGGCCACACAGCACTGCTATTGCGGCGTGAACCCACCTGTCGGGTGCTGGCGGTCGATCAGGATCCGATGGCTCTAGCGGCAGCTCAAGCATTCCTTGCCCCTTTTGGCGATCGCGTCCAGTTTTGGCAGGGCAACTTTGCTGATCTGCCTGTGGCTGAAGCGATGTTTGATGGCATTCTCGCCGATTTAGGCGTGAGTTCTGCCCAGTTGGATCGCCCAGAGCGAGGGTTTAGTTTTCGCTTTGATGCCCCCCTCGATATGCGCATGGATCCCGCTAACCCTTTGACAGCTGCAACGGTGATCAATCACTACAGCGAGCGAGAACTGGCGGATATTTTCTATGAATATGGGGAAGAACGGTTTGCCCGCCGCATTGCCCACCAAATTGTGGCCCGTCGCCCCCTCAACAGCACCCAAGAATTAGCGCAGTTGGTTGCCCGTTGCCTCAAGGCTGCCCCCCGACAACGCATTCATCCAGCCACACGGGTTTTTCAGGCCTTGCGTATCTATGTCAACCAAGAGTTAGCGGTGCTCGACCAATTTTTGGCGCGATCGCCCCACTGGTTAAAGCCCACAGGGCGCATTGCCGTTATTAGTTTCCATAGCTTGGAGGATCGGCGGGTGAAGCAGGCGTGGCGTGCCAATCCCCTCTTGGAAGTCCTGACGCGTAAACCAATTGTGGCGGATGCCGTGGAGGTGAGCCTTAACCCGCGGTCGCGATCGGCAAAGCTACGAATTGCGGCGCGTACTTGTGCATGA
- a CDS encoding penicillin-binding protein 2 — protein sequence MKTARPQNQFLPPLRVGLIFGFLLMGMGGVVARLVYLQVVQGETLAARAQQQQRRYTPPTLARYPITDRRETVVALDRPVFTLFAHPIQFKVARPAIARDLAPLLQQSPEQLLAKFSSYPTGVPIAYDVDEETAAKIRALNYDGLELNQAWQRIYPQQELMAGIVGYVDRDHQGQAGIEFSQNQFLQVPHSRHLLSMNALGEWLPTLAPADPQALNQGYHVRLTIDSRLQQTARQALQRQLRKFNAKRGTVIVLEVKTGALRALVSEPSYDPNHYYRADPALFRNWAVSDLYEPGSTFKPINTAIALELNAITPDTVLPDEGRIFVGGWPIQNSDYSQRGGRGALRIAEVLAYSSNVAMVHMMSRIPARHYYRYLHRLGLTETVGSDLPFETAAQLKPPEQFINYPIEPATAAFGQGFSLTPLHLAQLLAAIANGGEMVTPHVIDGLYDENGRLQKRLEHRPPRRVFSRRTSQAVVKMLGEVVRFGTGKAAHIPGYRLGGKTGTAQKAIGGTYGNLRITSFFAVFPLEQPQYVILAVVDEPKGDDAYGSTVALPIVRAVTESLITIEGIPPSHPQELRRPTAPASVSQ from the coding sequence ATGAAAACTGCCCGCCCCCAAAATCAATTCCTGCCCCCCTTGCGCGTCGGCCTGATCTTTGGCTTTTTGCTCATGGGGATGGGGGGAGTGGTTGCGCGTTTGGTTTATTTGCAAGTGGTTCAGGGGGAAACCTTAGCGGCACGGGCACAGCAACAACAACGGCGCTATACCCCGCCAACTTTGGCACGCTACCCAATTACCGATCGCCGAGAGACGGTTGTTGCCCTAGATCGGCCCGTGTTTACCCTCTTTGCCCATCCGATTCAGTTCAAAGTGGCGCGGCCAGCGATCGCCCGCGATCTAGCTCCCTTACTCCAGCAATCCCCAGAGCAACTCTTGGCCAAATTCAGCTCCTACCCTACGGGCGTCCCCATTGCCTACGACGTCGATGAAGAAACCGCCGCCAAAATTCGCGCCCTCAACTACGATGGCCTAGAACTGAACCAAGCCTGGCAGCGCATTTATCCGCAGCAGGAACTGATGGCGGGCATTGTTGGCTATGTGGATCGTGACCACCAGGGTCAGGCGGGGATTGAGTTTAGCCAGAATCAATTTTTACAGGTTCCCCATAGCCGCCACCTCCTCTCGATGAATGCCCTAGGGGAGTGGCTGCCAACGCTTGCCCCTGCGGATCCACAGGCCTTGAATCAGGGATACCATGTGCGCCTCACGATTGATAGTCGTCTGCAACAAACGGCACGCCAAGCCCTGCAACGGCAGTTACGCAAATTCAATGCCAAACGCGGCACCGTCATTGTCCTAGAAGTGAAAACTGGGGCGCTGCGAGCCTTGGTCTCGGAACCCTCCTACGATCCCAATCATTACTACCGTGCTGATCCAGCCCTTTTTCGCAACTGGGCGGTGTCGGACCTCTATGAACCAGGATCAACCTTTAAGCCAATCAATACGGCCATTGCCCTTGAACTAAACGCCATTACTCCTGATACGGTGTTGCCCGATGAGGGACGAATTTTTGTTGGCGGTTGGCCCATTCAAAATAGCGACTATAGTCAACGCGGCGGCCGCGGTGCCCTTAGAATTGCCGAAGTTCTCGCCTACTCTAGCAATGTGGCCATGGTGCACATGATGAGTCGCATTCCAGCCCGCCACTACTATCGCTATCTCCATCGCTTGGGACTCACAGAGACAGTAGGCAGTGATCTCCCCTTTGAAACAGCCGCCCAGTTAAAACCGCCGGAGCAATTTATTAACTATCCGATTGAACCGGCAACGGCCGCCTTTGGTCAAGGCTTTTCTCTGACGCCCCTTCATTTGGCTCAACTATTGGCGGCGATCGCCAACGGTGGGGAGATGGTCACTCCCCATGTCATTGACGGCCTCTACGATGAAAATGGCCGACTGCAAAAACGCCTTGAGCACCGCCCCCCGCGACGGGTCTTTTCGCGGCGCACCAGTCAAGCGGTGGTCAAAATGCTGGGAGAAGTTGTGCGCTTTGGTACAGGGAAAGCCGCCCATATTCCCGGCTATCGCTTGGGGGGCAAAACGGGCACAGCGCAAAAGGCGATTGGCGGTACCTATGGCAATCTGCGTATTACCAGCTTTTTTGCTGTCTTTCCCCTCGAGCAGCCCCAATATGTGATTTTGGCGGTGGTGGATGAACCCAAGGGAGATGATGCCTATGGCTCAACGGTGGCCCTTCCAATTGTGCGAGCGGTTACGGAGTCACTGATTACGATTGAGGGCATTCCTCCCTCACATCCACAGGAATTGCGGCGCCCCACTGCACCAGCTTCAGTGTCACAATAG